From the genome of Chania multitudinisentens RB-25, one region includes:
- a CDS encoding terminase produces MTEAQQRLFIITKLANPWWRLNNLYKIENEKGEVVTFRLRAAQRALLESMHYRNIILKARQLGFSTAIDIYLLDQALFNNNLKCGIVAQDKQAAGEIFRTKIAFPFDNLPGWLKANFKIAERRSGANGGSILFAHGSSIQVATSFRSGTVQRLHISEHGKICAKYPAKAKEVRTGTLNAIHDGCIAFIESTAEGVGGDFHEMSTQAMELEQSGVDLTLQDWKFHFFAWWQDPKYTALVPAGGLILSKYHREYFAAVEKSMHITLSDEQRQWYVAKEINQRDEMKQEFPSTPLEAFLTSGRRVFDSISTMSAQAFCKPPLLVYDTDPVTGKRTKVQALRSGKNEDLVRTLHNLLLVWELPDPDEDYAIGADVAEGLENGDRSSFDVIKKSSGEQVAHWFGHLDAELFAQLLAHVGKWYGTAYIGPERNNHGHAVLQKLRDIYPLRAIYAEQYLDRQDDDETPKLGWLTTKQSKPIVTEGLKTLLRNGVSGIRWIGTLNELNTYVYDKKGSMGAQTGCFDDQVMSYAIAQEMRARMPARPKVTPIDRSKPTNWMSH; encoded by the coding sequence ATGACCGAAGCACAGCAGCGCCTGTTCATCATCACGAAACTGGCTAACCCATGGTGGCGGTTAAACAACCTCTACAAGATCGAGAACGAAAAGGGGGAGGTGGTAACGTTCCGGTTGCGTGCGGCACAGCGTGCGCTGCTCGAATCGATGCATTATCGCAATATCATCCTGAAGGCTCGCCAATTGGGCTTTTCCACGGCTATTGATATTTACCTGCTTGATCAAGCGCTGTTCAACAACAACCTCAAGTGCGGGATCGTGGCGCAAGATAAGCAGGCAGCTGGTGAAATCTTCCGTACCAAGATTGCGTTTCCGTTCGACAACCTTCCGGGCTGGCTGAAAGCCAACTTCAAAATTGCCGAGCGGCGTAGTGGGGCTAATGGTGGCTCAATTTTGTTTGCCCACGGCAGCAGTATCCAAGTGGCTACGTCATTCCGCTCTGGTACTGTCCAACGCCTGCATATTTCAGAGCACGGCAAGATCTGCGCGAAATACCCGGCGAAGGCTAAAGAGGTGCGAACCGGTACGCTGAACGCGATCCACGATGGCTGCATCGCTTTCATCGAGTCTACGGCAGAAGGTGTGGGCGGCGATTTCCATGAGATGAGCACTCAAGCAATGGAACTTGAACAGTCTGGCGTTGATCTGACTCTGCAAGACTGGAAGTTCCATTTCTTTGCCTGGTGGCAAGACCCGAAATACACCGCGTTGGTACCGGCTGGCGGGCTGATCCTGAGCAAATACCATCGGGAGTATTTTGCTGCCGTTGAAAAATCGATGCATATCACGCTCAGCGATGAACAGCGGCAGTGGTATGTGGCCAAGGAAATCAATCAGCGCGATGAGATGAAGCAGGAGTTTCCGAGCACACCACTCGAAGCATTCTTGACGTCTGGCCGCCGGGTATTCGACTCAATCAGCACAATGAGCGCACAGGCATTCTGTAAACCGCCGCTATTGGTCTACGACACCGACCCTGTTACCGGCAAAAGAACCAAGGTGCAGGCACTGCGCAGCGGCAAGAATGAGGATTTGGTTCGCACGTTGCATAACTTGCTCCTTGTCTGGGAGCTACCAGATCCAGACGAGGATTACGCCATCGGCGCTGACGTAGCGGAAGGCTTGGAAAATGGCGACCGATCATCATTTGATGTGATCAAGAAAAGCAGCGGCGAGCAGGTAGCGCATTGGTTCGGTCATCTTGATGCCGAACTGTTCGCACAACTGCTGGCGCACGTTGGCAAGTGGTACGGCACCGCATACATCGGGCCAGAGCGTAACAACCACGGCCATGCTGTTTTGCAGAAGTTGCGCGATATCTACCCGCTGCGCGCCATCTACGCCGAGCAATACCTCGATCGGCAGGATGACGACGAAACGCCAAAGCTTGGCTGGCTCACAACGAAGCAGAGCAAGCCAATCGTTACTGAAGGGTTGAAAACGCTGCTGCGTAACGGTGTCAGCGGTATCCGCTGGATCGGCACCCTCAACGAATTGAACACCTACGTTTACGATAAGAAGGGCAGCATGGGTGCGCAAACCGGTTGTTTCGATGACCAGGTGATGAGTTATGCCATTGCCCAAGAGATGCGCGCCCGTATGCCAGCCCGTCCGAAAGTTACCCCTATCGACAGATCTAAACCTACTAACTGGATGTCTCACTGA
- a CDS encoding VRR-NUC domain-containing protein has product MLNSIDAIGYVGTKAKLEVRGGKVKKIRHEPELEEQAALIKWADKTVIDGIKIGEYLIHIPNEGRRGPKAARDAKRLGLRAGVSDLFLALPRGGYAGLWLEMKAIDGKPTAEQVSWLNKMIGSGYAAILCYGFVQAKERIMAYVNQD; this is encoded by the coding sequence TTGCTTAATAGCATTGATGCCATCGGCTACGTAGGCACAAAAGCCAAGCTGGAGGTGCGCGGTGGCAAGGTTAAGAAGATCAGGCACGAGCCGGAGCTGGAAGAGCAGGCCGCGCTGATCAAGTGGGCAGATAAAACCGTTATAGATGGTATCAAGATCGGTGAATACCTGATCCACATTCCCAACGAAGGAAGGCGCGGGCCTAAGGCTGCCAGGGATGCAAAACGGCTGGGGTTACGCGCAGGAGTATCAGATTTGTTCTTGGCATTGCCGCGAGGGGGCTATGCCGGACTTTGGTTAGAGATGAAGGCGATCGATGGGAAGCCAACAGCAGAACAGGTGTCATGGCTGAACAAGATGATAGGTTCAGGCTACGCAGCCATTCTGTGCTATGGTTTCGTCCAAGCAAAAGAGCGAATTATGGCTTATGTGAATCAGGACTGA
- a CDS encoding TIGR02642 family protein yields the protein MTNAIEQLIKMHDPRCVSAEAMNIGRGRASLTREQILGAFAAAQHQHSLGLDILMAKYRSDCLAEQRVRMAINVWVHQRPHPARAAAACQLALSIVLERNVPAQIAHIASLLRRYGPRTAQTRKKIETLQTQIKYLEKQRSKTSISDNTYHEIGFDIIDINRSIERERISLRAWSEQHATTTNLCPRCSGTGRIAKPHPAECEECNGKGKIPANMEHLRKSMRIIGAEVAPGDWAGKYAGLVKRCMDWLYIEESNATLILSERLQNERQAF from the coding sequence ATGACCAATGCAATAGAACAACTCATAAAAATGCACGATCCGCGCTGTGTAAGTGCGGAGGCAATGAACATAGGCCGTGGTCGTGCCTCCTTGACCAGGGAGCAAATCCTCGGTGCTTTCGCAGCTGCTCAGCACCAGCATTCGCTGGGCCTTGATATTCTGATGGCTAAATACCGCAGCGATTGCTTGGCAGAACAGCGCGTACGGATGGCGATTAACGTATGGGTACACCAGCGACCACACCCGGCACGCGCAGCGGCTGCATGTCAGTTGGCCCTCAGTATCGTGCTAGAGCGCAATGTGCCTGCGCAGATTGCACATATTGCATCGTTACTGCGACGGTACGGGCCACGGACAGCGCAAACCCGAAAGAAGATTGAAACCCTACAGACGCAGATCAAGTATCTGGAGAAGCAGCGTAGCAAAACCAGCATCAGCGATAACACATATCATGAGATCGGTTTTGACATTATTGATATTAACCGCAGCATTGAGCGTGAGCGCATATCACTGCGGGCGTGGTCAGAACAGCATGCCACGACAACCAACCTTTGCCCGCGCTGTTCCGGCACTGGCAGAATCGCCAAGCCACACCCAGCAGAATGTGAAGAGTGCAACGGCAAGGGGAAAATACCGGCCAACATGGAGCACCTGCGTAAATCGATGCGTATCATAGGGGCTGAGGTAGCGCCTGGTGACTGGGCTGGTAAATATGCCGGTTTGGTTAAGAGGTGCATGGATTGGTTGTATATTGAGGAATCGAATGCGACATTAATTTTGTCTGAACGACTTCAAAATGAGAGACAGGCGTTCTAA
- a CDS encoding N4-gp56 family major capsid protein codes for MTTITSAQANKLMQVALFTSANRHRSFTNVLTEQQEAPKAVNPDKKGTMQTSFTAPVVRITDLQKTKGDEVDFQIVHKLSKRPTMGDEKLAGRGENLAFADFSLKINQGRHLVDAGGKMSQQRFKHNLNKTARVLLGTYFNDLQDQCATVHLAGARGDFLADDTILPLASHSEFGKIMINDVMPPTYQRHFYAGDATSFEQLDAADLFSLGTVDNIALFLDEMAHPLQPVKMSKDELKDEDPFFVLYVTPRQWNDWYTSTDGKDWQAMMVRAVNRSKGFDHPLFKGECAMWRNILVRKYGGTPIRFNPGSTVAVSNNDLTASVSNKTAGTTIDRAMLLGGQALANAYGSGEGGGHFGYNEEKVDHGNGTEVSISWINGLRKIRFKQKDGRVNDHGVMVVDSAVTLGR; via the coding sequence ATGACTACTATTACCTCCGCCCAAGCGAATAAGTTGATGCAGGTTGCGCTGTTCACATCAGCCAACCGCCACCGCTCGTTCACTAACGTGCTGACTGAGCAACAGGAAGCGCCGAAGGCAGTTAACCCAGATAAAAAGGGCACCATGCAAACCAGCTTTACAGCACCGGTTGTGCGTATCACGGATTTGCAAAAAACCAAAGGTGATGAAGTGGACTTCCAGATCGTCCACAAACTTAGCAAGCGCCCAACCATGGGCGATGAGAAACTGGCAGGCCGTGGTGAAAACCTCGCGTTCGCTGATTTCTCTCTGAAGATCAATCAGGGCCGTCACTTGGTCGATGCTGGTGGCAAAATGTCACAGCAGCGTTTCAAGCACAATCTGAACAAGACAGCACGCGTCTTGCTCGGTACTTATTTCAATGATCTGCAAGACCAGTGTGCCACCGTTCACTTAGCCGGGGCGCGTGGTGACTTTTTGGCAGATGACACCATTCTGCCACTGGCCAGCCACAGTGAGTTCGGCAAGATCATGATCAACGATGTTATGCCGCCGACCTACCAGCGTCACTTTTATGCTGGTGATGCAACCAGCTTTGAGCAATTAGATGCAGCCGATCTGTTCAGTCTCGGCACCGTGGATAACATCGCTCTGTTCCTAGACGAGATGGCTCACCCGCTTCAGCCGGTTAAAATGTCAAAGGACGAACTGAAAGACGAAGATCCTTTCTTTGTTCTGTATGTAACACCACGGCAGTGGAACGACTGGTATACATCGACAGATGGTAAAGACTGGCAGGCTATGATGGTTCGTGCGGTTAACCGTTCTAAGGGCTTTGATCACCCGCTGTTTAAAGGTGAGTGCGCGATGTGGCGTAACATCCTGGTGCGCAAGTATGGTGGCACGCCAATCCGATTCAATCCTGGATCCACTGTTGCTGTTTCAAATAACGATTTGACAGCGAGCGTTTCCAATAAGACGGCAGGTACAACCATTGACCGCGCTATGCTGTTGGGCGGCCAAGCACTGGCGAACGCTTACGGGTCTGGTGAAGGTGGTGGCCACTTCGGTTATAACGAGGAAAAGGTTGACCACGGCAACGGTACCGAAGTCTCAATCTCTTGGATTAACGGTCTGCGTAAGATCCGTTTCAAGCAGAAAGATGGCCGCGTGAACGATCATGGCGTGATGGTGGTGGACTCAGCGGTAACTCTGGGCCGTTAA
- a CDS encoding DUF6682 family protein, which translates to MQKIAEVIGRVNTQLVDVAWMRWTKAELLDYYNDAIRAVIIVRPDAGETSEILTCIAGTKQQLPDGSNRLLDVSRVVGGRVVRPAPRDVLDSQFPDWHFSSGMIENYCYDEQTPKTFYVFPGAVEGAQLDAVISRVPVPATISQVESGELVPLDELYTNPIIEWMLYRCFSKDSQNGAVNNQLAQQHYQAFNDQLGIKTQADMALGNRKREQYNGSNQV; encoded by the coding sequence ATGCAAAAAATTGCCGAGGTTATCGGGCGCGTTAACACGCAGCTCGTTGATGTTGCGTGGATGCGCTGGACAAAGGCCGAGTTGCTTGATTACTACAACGACGCGATCCGGGCCGTAATCATTGTGCGGCCAGATGCTGGTGAGACATCCGAAATACTGACATGTATTGCGGGTACAAAGCAGCAGTTACCGGATGGATCCAACCGGTTACTGGATGTCAGTCGCGTTGTCGGTGGCCGCGTAGTGCGCCCAGCCCCTCGTGATGTACTGGACTCGCAGTTTCCTGACTGGCATTTCAGTAGTGGAATGATTGAAAACTATTGCTACGACGAGCAAACGCCAAAGACATTCTATGTATTCCCTGGTGCGGTGGAGGGCGCGCAGCTTGATGCCGTTATTTCTCGCGTTCCTGTTCCGGCCACCATCAGCCAGGTGGAAAGTGGCGAATTGGTCCCTCTGGACGAGCTCTATACCAACCCGATCATTGAGTGGATGCTGTATCGCTGTTTCAGCAAAGACTCGCAAAACGGTGCTGTAAACAACCAACTGGCGCAGCAACACTACCAAGCATTTAACGATCAGCTCGGCATAAAAACGCAGGCAGATATGGCTTTAGGAAACAGAAAGCGCGAGCAATATAATGGGAGTAACCAAGTATGA
- a CDS encoding phage holin family protein, which translates to MKMQEKSSLAAYISSGSLVVIGKIGAWFNDLTLNEWAIVIGIIMATVTCAANIYFQRRQTRAIEKASQVDTIIITGRVK; encoded by the coding sequence ATGAAAATGCAGGAGAAATCAAGCCTAGCGGCCTACATCTCTTCGGGATCCTTGGTTGTCATAGGGAAAATAGGTGCGTGGTTTAACGATCTTACACTCAATGAATGGGCGATCGTCATCGGCATTATTATGGCTACCGTGACATGTGCCGCCAATATCTACTTCCAGCGCAGACAAACACGTGCAATTGAAAAAGCCTCTCAAGTTGACACGATAATCATTACTGGACGTGTGAAATGA
- a CDS encoding lysozyme codes for MTIKNKIVTAICSVSAIIGLIEAEEYISANDNHLRFSKAAMEVMGNAEGCRREPYLCPANIMTQGIGHTGKGVAVVNKASDKQIARWFAEDQLGAQNCIEINVERKLGKKIPQGAFDGIGSFIFNVGCPQFTSSTMYRYLLNGKIVAACEQLPRWIYAGKTILPGLVARREKEKALCLSR; via the coding sequence ATGACGATTAAGAATAAAATCGTTACCGCCATCTGTTCGGTGTCTGCAATTATTGGGCTTATAGAGGCAGAGGAATATATTTCTGCAAACGATAACCATCTCCGATTTTCAAAAGCTGCAATGGAGGTTATGGGGAATGCCGAAGGGTGCCGGCGCGAACCATATCTTTGCCCAGCGAATATTATGACGCAGGGTATCGGACATACAGGAAAAGGGGTGGCTGTTGTCAACAAAGCCAGCGACAAGCAGATAGCCCGTTGGTTTGCTGAGGATCAATTGGGTGCTCAGAATTGCATTGAAATTAATGTTGAGCGAAAGCTGGGAAAAAAAATCCCTCAAGGTGCATTCGATGGGATCGGGAGCTTTATTTTTAACGTGGGGTGTCCTCAGTTTACATCGTCCACGATGTACCGCTATCTGCTGAACGGCAAAATCGTAGCCGCTTGTGAACAATTACCACGCTGGATTTATGCCGGAAAAACTATTCTCCCAGGGCTAGTAGCCCGAAGAGAGAAAGAGAAAGCACTCTGTCTATCTCGCTGA
- a CDS encoding DUF1364 domain-containing protein yields the protein MAKSPAYRSKILCDSARGRCCTLLIPGICNGNPETTVLCHLPSITHGMSYKSDDYFAVFGCSSCHDVIDGRVPYDWRPGEKEETYLQALHATYRQWLEDDVMMVKGGRFA from the coding sequence ATGGCTAAATCACCCGCTTACCGCAGCAAGATTCTGTGCGATTCAGCGCGTGGCCGCTGCTGCACGCTACTGATCCCCGGCATCTGCAACGGTAACCCGGAAACGACGGTGCTGTGCCACCTGCCGAGCATTACCCATGGCATGAGTTACAAAAGCGATGATTACTTTGCAGTGTTCGGTTGCTCGAGCTGCCATGACGTTATTGATGGCCGGGTGCCGTATGACTGGCGGCCAGGCGAAAAGGAGGAAACCTATCTGCAGGCGCTGCATGCCACTTACCGGCAATGGCTGGAAGATGACGTGATGATGGTCAAAGGAGGGCGCTTTGCTTAA
- a CDS encoding prophage tail fiber N-terminal domain-containing protein, translating into MSILVDGILKSSAGNVIGNADIVLTAISTSLVVLGGTPLSIKTDADGHYSFTLHNGNYAVSVSKEGNNWFSGMIGVTDLTIPKSINALLLQDAMMAEIPADYWSYFQAQAGILFTSFSKIDDAVQSTELAKESTANDAEIASLAKADAAINAGIALTAAQNAAITANIYPTLADAQTAITSGNIPSGRFFFIRSISDNSIADEYQNASGIAVATGRVFPAESYFRDAIAPVRLQNQYPDSGFAAGVVPSSRYSATLTPISNEYLNELGVINGIYSSGRTSTHVLVPIPASWLGRYVIMSCFFYNSELITPVVGTYHQYITTGTNIISDGLVNSVERLSDNILRVVSSGRIPTGSGVTALAIGAGGFGTGGETKLICAPTFALSDAPILLETFEWDVLDSIRAERMNTISADVLSGSERINTLETKTEGLPTSFIRNFETNGAMEMQTAWTYYGSGVFESVSHIHELSDIGIAGGFRVTPPSGGNTASRFDSNAATISVVANAAPGEKLLVGTVVYASDGATFPNLTSSAGFTITQDGILTGANSWGHVQINAKTRFYFAVFNAIAAEITRLTIGFTASNSYFPDSPAVRYHTGIFVHHATDIRLPTESTIQSYLGWDGQGSNAEFFQQLQDLLDASTDAISPVLRLGGDGLAESYVEVFREGRKVRRSFTPFPAESLTTPNVFNFRSDYIDNVQIRQMTDDVAPYRALGTTIGANHGFSMTKITATAHGKTTADIGSIYSNGGMQYVLVGIDTVNAVYLTSRTDNSAVPVGVLTRVSGGVSTANIVGTAATTTQMYPPIKNREISCQIDGVTVTDKTGFFSYRDSVVFSESYEIMDKASIVAWYENYGASGVITPDGDAAIHVSISYAFDRDAHCTIYTDFLTLKDGVPLQDIMFLQAVRGSANDGAVKYYIPKALPFTQFGLNFDFANIGSSSTVGWTDRVNLTPARCEPTGILADRLIQLSDRFGFAMGYLPVGSTSLSVRRTNATVKAMQISNNGTKVYLSAIDNGTRALAAGQYYSTVGYRNLLINSSARTAHYAVRTNGADYLYVDWHAHGIDRVPVPPDYAGRSFEIVEKSDNVAVLSESLTNTIVVNVSDSKSYGYLILRIN; encoded by the coding sequence ATGAGCATTCTCGTTGATGGCATTTTAAAATCGTCAGCTGGAAATGTGATCGGTAATGCTGACATTGTGCTCACTGCGATTTCTACAAGCCTGGTTGTATTGGGCGGAACGCCATTATCAATTAAAACAGACGCAGACGGGCATTACTCGTTTACGTTGCATAATGGCAACTATGCCGTATCCGTGTCAAAGGAGGGTAACAACTGGTTCTCTGGCATGATCGGGGTCACGGACTTGACGATACCAAAGTCAATCAACGCTCTCCTACTGCAAGACGCCATGATGGCAGAGATACCTGCTGATTACTGGAGTTATTTTCAAGCACAGGCGGGGATACTATTTACCAGCTTCAGTAAAATTGATGATGCAGTGCAATCGACCGAACTTGCGAAAGAATCAACCGCTAATGATGCCGAAATAGCATCTTTGGCAAAAGCTGATGCCGCCATTAATGCTGGCATTGCATTGACAGCAGCACAGAATGCCGCAATTACAGCCAACATTTATCCTACACTTGCTGATGCGCAGACCGCTATCACGTCAGGTAATATCCCAAGCGGTAGATTTTTCTTTATTCGCTCAATATCTGACAATTCGATCGCAGATGAGTACCAAAATGCATCCGGTATTGCAGTGGCGACGGGGAGGGTATTTCCGGCTGAGAGCTATTTCAGAGACGCAATAGCTCCAGTTAGATTGCAGAATCAATACCCCGATTCTGGTTTTGCCGCTGGTGTTGTTCCGAGTTCGCGCTATTCCGCCACGCTGACACCGATATCAAATGAATATTTAAACGAACTTGGTGTTATTAACGGTATTTACAGTTCGGGCCGTACATCTACTCATGTTCTAGTGCCAATTCCGGCGAGCTGGCTCGGACGTTACGTTATTATGAGTTGTTTTTTTTACAACTCTGAATTAATCACGCCAGTTGTCGGCACATATCATCAATACATAACGACCGGAACAAATATAATTAGCGATGGGTTAGTCAATAGTGTTGAGCGATTATCTGACAATATTTTGCGCGTAGTGTCGTCAGGGAGAATACCGACAGGCAGCGGAGTGACAGCACTAGCAATAGGGGCGGGTGGGTTTGGGACTGGCGGCGAAACTAAATTAATTTGTGCACCAACGTTTGCATTATCTGATGCGCCGATTTTACTCGAAACATTTGAGTGGGATGTTTTAGATTCTATTCGAGCCGAAAGAATGAATACTATATCAGCAGATGTTTTGAGTGGCAGTGAGCGCATAAATACGCTCGAAACAAAAACTGAGGGGTTGCCGACAAGTTTTATCCGCAACTTTGAAACTAACGGCGCGATGGAAATGCAAACAGCATGGACATATTACGGCTCCGGCGTTTTCGAATCCGTGTCTCATATACATGAGTTGTCTGATATCGGCATTGCAGGCGGATTTAGAGTCACGCCGCCCTCGGGCGGAAATACAGCATCACGATTTGACAGCAACGCAGCAACAATATCAGTTGTCGCAAATGCCGCGCCGGGTGAAAAGTTGCTCGTCGGCACAGTTGTTTATGCCAGCGACGGCGCTACATTCCCAAATCTAACCAGTTCTGCGGGATTTACAATAACGCAGGACGGAATATTAACGGGCGCAAATAGCTGGGGGCATGTTCAAATCAACGCAAAAACTCGTTTCTATTTTGCCGTTTTTAATGCAATAGCGGCGGAAATTACGAGGTTAACAATCGGGTTTACTGCGAGCAATTCATATTTCCCTGATTCGCCAGCCGTTAGATATCACACCGGCATTTTTGTGCATCATGCTACTGATATTCGCCTACCGACAGAGTCAACTATTCAGTCATATTTGGGTTGGGATGGTCAGGGTTCAAACGCTGAGTTTTTCCAGCAGCTACAGGATTTATTAGACGCCAGCACTGATGCAATATCCCCTGTTTTACGTCTCGGTGGGGATGGGTTAGCGGAAAGCTACGTCGAAGTATTTCGTGAGGGCAGAAAAGTCCGTCGCTCATTTACTCCGTTCCCCGCTGAGTCATTAACAACGCCAAACGTTTTCAATTTCCGCAGCGACTATATCGATAATGTGCAAATTCGGCAGATGACAGATGATGTTGCGCCGTACCGTGCGTTGGGTACGACAATCGGCGCAAACCATGGGTTTTCAATGACAAAAATAACAGCGACGGCGCATGGGAAAACAACAGCAGATATCGGGAGTATTTATTCTAACGGCGGCATGCAATATGTGCTTGTCGGTATTGACACTGTTAATGCTGTATATCTGACGAGTCGCACTGATAATTCAGCGGTTCCCGTTGGGGTATTAACTCGCGTATCTGGCGGCGTGTCTACAGCAAATATTGTCGGCACGGCTGCAACGACTACGCAAATGTATCCGCCGATTAAAAATCGGGAAATATCATGCCAAATTGACGGCGTAACCGTTACAGATAAAACCGGATTTTTTTCATATCGCGACTCCGTTGTTTTTTCGGAGTCGTATGAAATCATGGATAAAGCCAGCATTGTGGCGTGGTATGAAAATTACGGCGCGAGTGGCGTAATCACGCCGGATGGCGATGCCGCAATTCACGTATCAATTTCATACGCGTTCGACCGTGACGCTCACTGCACTATTTACACAGATTTTCTGACGCTCAAAGACGGTGTGCCGCTACAGGACATAATGTTTCTGCAAGCTGTTCGCGGCTCAGCTAATGATGGCGCTGTGAAGTATTACATTCCAAAAGCATTGCCATTCACCCAGTTTGGCCTGAATTTTGATTTTGCGAATATCGGCTCATCTAGCACAGTGGGATGGACTGATAGAGTTAATCTAACGCCAGCACGTTGTGAGCCGACAGGCATCCTTGCCGATAGACTGATTCAATTGTCAGACCGATTTGGGTTTGCGATGGGGTATTTACCGGTGGGCTCAACATCGCTCAGTGTGCGCAGGACGAATGCAACAGTAAAAGCGATGCAGATTAGCAACAACGGTACAAAAGTGTACCTCTCCGCTATCGATAACGGCACTCGGGCGCTAGCAGCCGGGCAGTATTACAGCACTGTTGGATACCGCAATCTGCTGATTAACTCGTCTGCACGGACAGCTCATTACGCAGTGCGAACTAACGGAGCTGATTATCTCTATGTAGACTGGCACGCGCATGGAATAGATAGGGTTCCGGTTCCGCCGGATTATGCAGGGCGCTCGTTCGAAATCGTCGAAAAATCAGATAACGTTGCAGTGCTGTCAGAGTCGTTGACGAACACAATTGTCGTCAATGTGAGTGACTCAAAAAGTTACGGTTATTTAATTCTCAGGATAAATTGA
- a CDS encoding crAss001_48 related protein encodes MPISDLQPHQQRVVDERNELEDRLYRLSSFIAGTVFPRLPEQDRQLLEAQQHTMSAYVEVLTQRIELFTQTLN; translated from the coding sequence ATGCCAATCTCTGACTTGCAGCCACACCAACAGCGTGTTGTTGACGAACGCAACGAGTTAGAAGATCGCCTGTATAGGTTGTCTAGCTTTATTGCTGGTACGGTATTCCCAAGACTGCCTGAGCAAGACCGCCAACTGCTAGAAGCTCAGCAACACACTATGTCGGCCTACGTCGAAGTATTGACCCAGCGCATTGAACTATTTACTCAGACACTCAACTGA
- a CDS encoding DUF2570 domain-containing protein, whose protein sequence is MTNKITLAITGVLAVVILALGAAAFYFHGESVDRARELRQAKIDVDIANANNAMQALQFQRANEISAAAGQYVVTIQAKSEERQNENRKALKNEECADRYIPDSTAQRLLQYADGLRAVAMRDSGQPDSAAAGARTTGRLTYRQAVLWIDPLLTVLDRANNDRAAIRQLPHQQPTQQEKP, encoded by the coding sequence ATGACCAACAAAATCACTCTCGCGATTACCGGCGTGTTGGCGGTGGTGATCCTTGCGCTCGGCGCTGCTGCTTTCTACTTCCATGGTGAATCAGTTGACCGGGCGAGAGAACTGCGGCAGGCGAAAATCGATGTGGATATCGCCAACGCAAACAACGCAATGCAAGCCCTCCAGTTCCAGCGCGCCAACGAGATATCGGCAGCCGCTGGCCAGTACGTCGTAACCATTCAAGCCAAAAGTGAGGAACGTCAAAATGAAAACCGTAAGGCGCTCAAGAATGAGGAATGCGCTGATCGCTACATCCCTGACTCTACTGCTCAGCGCCTGCTCCAATACGCGGACGGTCTACGTGCCGTCGCAATGCGTGATTCCGGCCAACCTGACAGTGCCGCTGCTGGTGCCCGTACCACTGGCAGACTGACATACCGCCAGGCGGTGCTCTGGATTGACCCTCTGCTCACTGTACTGGATAGGGCAAACAACGACCGTGCCGCTATCCGCCAGCTCCCGCACCAACAACCAACTCAGCAGGAAAAGCCATGA